A stretch of Malus sylvestris chromosome 11, drMalSylv7.2, whole genome shotgun sequence DNA encodes these proteins:
- the LOC126589599 gene encoding phenylalanine N-monooxygenase CYP79D16-like gives MEANIGLLSLFLLVPFIHFLTKRFWHQRDCKENQVCKQHYPLPPTPKCLKPWPIIGNLPQLLANKPTFRWIHKMMDEMNTEIACIRLGNTNVIPITCPQLSREILKKQDAIFASRPLSISTFLITKGYITTVMVPFGEQWKKMRRVITSELLSPMRHKWLTDKRVEEADHIVQYVYNQCKNNEGGGIVNLRLATQHYCANVIKKMVLNKRYFGEEMEDGGPGLEEQKYLENVFTMLNYIYSFSASDYIPCLRGLDLDGHEKIIKDAIRDTGKYQDPLIEERVREHMELGNNKEAQDLLDILISLKDKTGEPLLSVEEIKAQVNELIMAAVDNPSNAAEWAIAEMINQPELFEKATQELDAVVGKNRQVQESDLSQLNFVKACAREAFRLHPVAPFNVPHVSMADTTVGDYFIPKGSHVILSRVGLGRNPKVWDEPLKFKPERHLKDDGSGVVLTESELRFISFSTGMRGCVASGLGTAMTVMLFARLLHGFSWHVPPTESSIELTESQNDLLLAKPLLAYAKPRLAAHVYNTGN, from the exons ATGGAAGCCAATATCGGCCTTCTCTCATTGTTCTTACTAGTCCCCTTTATACATTTCTTAACCAAACGTTTTTGGCATCAAAGGGATTGTAAAGAAAACCAAGTGTGCAAGCAACACTACCCTCTTCCTCCCACTCCCAAATGCCTAAAACCGTGGCCTATTATCGGAAACCTGCCCCAGTTGCTCGCGAACAAGCCCACGTTCCGGTGGATACACAAGATGATGGACGAAATGAACACCGAAATTGCATGCATTCGCCTCGGAAACACGAATGTGATTCCCATCACATGCCCTCAACTCAGCCGCGAAATCTTGAAGAAGCAAGATGCGATTTTTGCCTCGCGGCCACTTAGCATTTCCACGTTCCTTATCACCAAAGGGTACATAACTACGGTTATGGTGCCCTTCGGAGAACAATGGAAGAAAATGAGGAGGGTAATCACGAGCGAATTGCTTTCTCCGATGAGGCACAAGTGGCTCACAGACAAAAGGGTCGAGGAGGCTGATCACATCGTTCAGTATGTGTACAACCAATGCAAGAATAATGAAGGTGGTGGCATTGTGAATTTGAGACTTGCCACTCAACATTATTGTGCAAATGTGATTAAGAAAATGGTTCTCAACAAGAGATACTTTGGGGAGGAAATGGAGGATGGCGGACCTGGTTTGGAGGAACAAAAGTATTTGGAAAATGTATTTACAATGCTTAACTACATCTATTCATTTTCTGCATCCGATTACATCCCATGCTTGAGAGGGCTTGACTTGGATGGCCATGAGAAGATTATCAAGGATGCCATAAGAGATACAGGGAAATACCAAGACCCCTTAATCGAAGAGAGGGTTCGTGAACATATGGAACTTGGTAATAACAAGGAAGCACAAGACTTGCTTGACATTCTTATCTCTCTCAAGGACAAGACTGGTGAACCCTTACTGTCTGTGGAGGAAATCAAAGCTCAAGTCAAC GAACTAATAATGGCAGCAGTGGACAATCCCTCAAATGCTGCTGAATGGGCAATTGCAGAGATGATAAATCAACCCGAACTCTTTGAGAAAGCAACACAAGAACTTGATGCTGTGGTCGGAAAGAACAGACAAGTTCAAGAGTCCGATTTGTCGCAGCTCAACTTTGTAAAGGCCTGCGCCAGAGAAGCCTTCCGCCTCCATCCTGTGGCACCGTTCAATGTGCCCCATGTGTCCATGGCCGACACCACCGTCGGAGATTACTTCATCCCCAAGGGTAGCCACGTGATTCTCAGCCGAGTCGGGCTCGGCCGTAACCCTAAAGTTTGGGACGAGCCTCTCAAGTTCAAGCCGGAGCGGCACCTCAAGGACGACGGGTCCGGGGTGGTGCTCACCGAGTCGGAGTTGCGGTTCATTTCGTTCAGCACGGGAATGCGGGGCTGCGTAGCCAGTGGACTGGGCACTGCCATGACCGTCATGCTGTTTGCTAGGCTTCTTCATGGGTTTAGCTGGCACGTGCCGCCTACTGAGTCGAGCATTGAACTCACGGAGTCACAAAACGACCTCTTACTCGCTAAGCCACTGCTTGCGTATGCGAAGCCG